In the genome of Pseudomonadota bacterium, one region contains:
- the mraZ gene encoding division/cell wall cluster transcriptional repressor MraZ produces the protein MFRGTSFHTIDKKGRIIIPARFREIIRNSENDGVFVSRMDGTLYAYTFEEWRKIENKILSLAEKSESMRRFRRVFIGGAFECLCDKNDRILIPPTLRQYSGLEKDMVLVGALDHFEIWSLDNWNKELEQLEADSKKEEVRNEIAKLGI, from the coding sequence ATGTTCAGAGGGACATCCTTTCATACCATAGATAAAAAAGGGCGCATAATCATTCCTGCAAGATTTCGGGAAATAATAAGAAATTCAGAGAATGACGGCGTTTTTGTATCCCGGATGGACGGAACCCTTTATGCTTACACTTTTGAAGAATGGAGAAAAATAGAAAATAAAATACTATCACTTGCAGAAAAAAGCGAAAGCATGCGCCGCTTCAGGAGAGTATTTATAGGCGGAGCCTTTGAATGTTTATGTGATAAAAACGATAGAATACTGATTCCTCCCACCTTAAGGCAATACTCAGGACTTGAAAAGGATATGGTGTTGGTTGGAGCCCTTGATCATTTTGAAATCTGGTCGCTTGATAATTGGAATAAGGAGCTTGAACAACTGGAAGCAGACAGCAAAAAGGAGGAGGTCAGAAACGAAATTGCAAAACTAGGAATCTGA
- the rsmH gene encoding 16S rRNA (cytosine(1402)-N(4))-methyltransferase RsmH, whose protein sequence is MQPYHIPVMTKEIIHYLDCMPGKIYADCTIGGSGHAKAICEKIMPNGIFIGVDQDKDAIKNAKNVLNLNLSNIHLFHGNFIRLPEFLSECNISKVDGILLDLGLSLHQISSSKRGFSFKNAEPLDMRMNTDSDIKAEDLINKLSEIDLEKLIRNYGEESWARNIARNIVKARKECKIDTSAQLAKIICASIPIKIQHKSKIHPATRTFMALRIAVNKELEMLSGFMDNVAGLLNPKGRLCVLTFHSLEDRIVKQKIKEMEKDCVCPPKFPKCVCNKTKLMRALNKKAIAPGKEEININPMSRSAKLRAAETI, encoded by the coding sequence ATGCAACCTTATCATATCCCTGTAATGACAAAAGAAATTATTCATTATCTTGATTGCATGCCCGGTAAAATTTATGCGGATTGCACTATTGGAGGTTCTGGTCATGCAAAAGCCATTTGTGAAAAAATAATGCCGAATGGAATATTTATAGGGGTTGATCAGGATAAAGATGCAATTAAGAATGCAAAAAACGTTTTAAATCTAAACCTATCAAACATCCATTTGTTTCATGGTAATTTCATTCGACTGCCCGAATTTCTTTCGGAATGCAATATCTCAAAAGTTGACGGTATATTGCTTGATTTAGGATTATCTCTTCATCAAATAAGCTCCAGCAAAAGAGGGTTTAGTTTCAAAAACGCAGAGCCTCTTGATATGCGAATGAACACGGATTCCGATATCAAGGCCGAAGACTTAATTAACAAATTGAGTGAAATAGATCTTGAGAAACTAATAAGAAATTATGGCGAAGAGTCATGGGCAAGAAATATAGCACGAAATATAGTTAAAGCAAGAAAGGAGTGCAAAATCGATACAAGTGCACAACTTGCTAAAATAATATGTGCTTCAATTCCAATAAAAATACAACATAAGTCAAAAATTCATCCTGCTACACGTACATTTATGGCACTTAGAATCGCTGTTAATAAAGAACTCGAAATGCTTTCCGGGTTTATGGACAATGTTGCCGGTTTATTAAACCCAAAAGGGCGTCTTTGTGTTTTAACTTTTCACTCTTTGGAAGACAGAATCGTAAAACAAAAAATTAAAGAAATGGAAAAAGATTGTGTTTGTCCTCCAAAATTTCCAAAGTGCGTCTGCAACAAGACCAAATTAATGCGAGCCTTGAATAAAAAAGCAATAGCTCCCGGCAAAGAAGAAATTAACATAAATCCTATGTCAAGAAGTGCAAAACTCAGAGCGGCAGAAACAATATAG
- a CDS encoding cell division protein FtsL, whose amino-acid sequence MKNNLKDKKTRLKIIGIWSVFMAIFSAELFIYTWSRIQCVKTGYEIAKESNRNLKLATLQNNLKIEIARLKSPRRIVKIATTKLGLVMPTTEQIIIIQ is encoded by the coding sequence TTGAAGAATAACCTTAAAGATAAAAAAACCAGGCTTAAGATTATCGGAATCTGGTCTGTTTTTATGGCAATATTTTCAGCCGAACTTTTTATTTACACCTGGAGCAGAATTCAGTGTGTTAAGACCGGTTATGAAATAGCAAAAGAATCGAATAGAAATCTTAAACTTGCAACATTGCAAAATAATCTCAAGATTGAAATCGCACGGCTTAAATCACCACGCAGAATAGTTAAAATCGCAACAACAAAACTCGGGCTGGTCATGCCGACAACTGAGCAAATTATTATAATTCAATGA
- a CDS encoding penicillin-binding protein 2, with protein sequence MRNANKQYIKLRITIVGIFFAFCLVAIVAKAGYLQIYQSSWLAEKAANQYEKPFKETGKRGTIYDANLREIAVSVDTISIAAYPAKITNKTIAAKKIAKSLNMRADFIKRTLSSGKPFVWIKRKATPKEVYAVRNLDIEGMCFLSEHNRVYPQKTLAAQTIGFTGIDGNGLEGLEFYFDNQLKGSNGNSIILKDALGQGFDTEKNPGNYNGNNLVLTIDQAIQYITETALKEAVVDSSAKSGIAMVMVPKTGAILAMAHYPSLNPNSFTKFDKQLWRNRAITDPFEPGSTMKIFTAAAAIEHGNCKPNTIFYCENGEYKVGKNIIHDTHPYGWLTVKDIIKYSSNIGAYKIVNKIGPKALYETLKDFGFGEKTGINCPGETSGFLSSYKNWREIDVGAISFGQGISASPLQLISATSAIANNGLLMKPYIVQAISDDKGKTIKRFEPTPVRQAISSESADTIAKILMAVTTKEGTGFNATLDGYTVCGKTGTAQKIDKTGKYARNKYIASFIGFAPVEDPEIAILVIVDEPRKNHYGGIVAAPAFKKIAQETLTYLNILPDNRETDKIRVSRESRVLG encoded by the coding sequence ATGAGAAATGCCAATAAACAATATATAAAACTACGCATTACAATAGTTGGAATTTTTTTTGCCTTTTGCCTTGTGGCTATAGTTGCAAAAGCCGGTTATCTGCAAATTTATCAAAGCTCCTGGCTTGCAGAAAAAGCGGCCAATCAATATGAAAAGCCTTTTAAAGAAACAGGCAAGCGAGGCACTATTTATGATGCTAATTTGCGCGAAATAGCCGTATCAGTAGATACAATTTCAATTGCTGCCTACCCTGCCAAAATAACAAATAAAACAATAGCAGCAAAGAAGATTGCAAAATCTCTTAATATGCGTGCAGATTTTATTAAAAGAACTCTTTCTTCCGGCAAGCCCTTTGTTTGGATAAAACGCAAGGCAACACCGAAAGAAGTATATGCAGTAAGAAATCTTGATATTGAAGGTATGTGCTTTTTATCAGAGCACAACAGAGTTTATCCGCAAAAAACACTTGCGGCTCAGACCATAGGCTTTACAGGTATTGACGGCAATGGCCTTGAAGGTCTGGAGTTTTATTTTGACAATCAGCTTAAAGGCTCGAATGGAAATAGTATTATTTTAAAAGACGCTCTGGGTCAGGGTTTTGATACTGAAAAAAATCCCGGTAATTATAATGGCAATAATCTGGTTCTGACAATTGATCAGGCAATTCAATACATAACTGAAACAGCATTAAAAGAAGCTGTGGTTGATAGCTCGGCCAAATCCGGAATTGCAATGGTAATGGTTCCCAAAACAGGTGCCATTCTGGCTATGGCGCATTATCCATCTTTAAATCCGAATTCATTTACAAAATTCGATAAGCAATTGTGGAGGAACAGAGCTATAACCGATCCGTTTGAACCGGGTTCAACAATGAAAATTTTTACAGCTGCTGCTGCAATAGAGCACGGCAATTGTAAACCAAACACTATTTTTTACTGTGAAAACGGAGAATATAAAGTTGGGAAAAATATTATACACGATACACATCCTTACGGTTGGTTGACGGTTAAAGATATCATAAAATATTCAAGCAATATAGGCGCATATAAAATTGTAAACAAAATAGGGCCCAAGGCTTTGTATGAAACCCTTAAGGATTTCGGGTTCGGCGAAAAAACAGGAATCAATTGCCCGGGCGAAACATCAGGTTTTCTATCTTCATATAAAAACTGGCGCGAGATTGATGTTGGAGCCATATCTTTTGGGCAGGGAATCTCCGCCTCTCCTTTACAACTTATTTCAGCAACTTCGGCAATAGCAAACAATGGTCTTTTAATGAAACCATATATTGTTCAGGCTATATCGGATGATAAAGGCAAAACGATTAAACGTTTTGAGCCTACACCTGTAAGACAGGCAATTTCATCCGAATCAGCTGATACGATAGCAAAAATACTAATGGCTGTAACAACCAAAGAAGGAACAGGGTTCAATGCAACGCTTGATGGCTACACGGTATGCGGTAAAACCGGAACCGCCCAGAAAATCGATAAAACAGGAAAATACGCGAGGAATAAATACATTGCATCTTTTATCGGCTTTGCCCCTGTTGAAGATCCGGAAATAGCCATACTTGTTATAGTAGATGAGCCCAGGAAAAATCACTATGGTGGTATTGTAGCAGCTCCGGCTTTCAAGAAGATAGCCCAGGAAACTCTCACTTATCTTAATATACTGCCTGATAATAGAGAAACAGACAAAATCAGAGTTTCGCGGGAAAGCAGGGTGCTGGGTTGA
- a CDS encoding UDP-N-acetylmuramoyl-L-alanyl-D-glutamate--2,6-diaminopimelate ligase translates to MKLSSLLKAINITDCCPDPDIGSIHYRAQDVKPSGLFVAIPGHKADGHDFIDAAMEKGASAIVVQKKMVKNSIIIEVENTRKALGRIAAKYCGNPSEKLVIIGITGTNGKTTTAYLVESILHAAGFKTGVIGTINCRYSGKTFPSPVTTPESLDLQQILSEMVNDGITHVVMEVSSHAIDLFRIESCFFDAAVFTNLTQDHLDYHTNMESYWEVKKKLFTESLVTGPKKEKAFAVINCDDKRGKVLSGNLSVKCIKTGSDTGCTVYATNSTINARGIKTLISTPESSVEIESDLVGKHNIENIRSAAGVAFGLGISLDIIKKGIESLSVIPGRLERINNKTGISVYVDYAHTPDALKNVLLSLRPITKNRLICVFGCGGDRDKTKRPLMGEEVARLSDIAVITSDNPRTEDPMEITDQILTGIKRNTTNRYEPTEYRLLTDKKGYFVEPDRKKAIHLGIKIAEAGDVILIAGKGHETYQLIGKDSFPFDDRQEAMSALLQIETKR, encoded by the coding sequence TTGAAATTATCATCTCTTTTAAAAGCCATAAATATAACGGATTGTTGTCCTGATCCTGATATAGGCTCGATACATTACAGGGCACAGGATGTAAAACCATCCGGCCTTTTCGTTGCTATACCTGGACACAAGGCAGACGGCCACGATTTTATTGATGCGGCAATGGAAAAAGGTGCGTCTGCAATAGTGGTTCAAAAAAAGATGGTCAAAAATTCTATTATAATCGAGGTTGAAAACACAAGAAAGGCTCTTGGCAGGATTGCCGCAAAATATTGTGGGAACCCTTCCGAAAAATTAGTTATTATCGGTATTACAGGGACAAATGGCAAAACGACTACTGCTTATCTTGTAGAAAGTATTCTCCATGCCGCTGGTTTTAAAACAGGTGTAATAGGAACGATTAATTGCCGTTATTCAGGAAAAACCTTTCCAAGCCCGGTAACAACACCTGAGTCACTTGATCTTCAACAAATTCTTTCTGAAATGGTAAATGACGGCATAACCCATGTGGTTATGGAGGTGTCATCCCATGCCATAGATCTGTTCAGAATTGAAAGCTGTTTCTTTGATGCCGCTGTTTTTACAAACCTCACACAGGATCACCTTGACTACCATACGAATATGGAAAGTTACTGGGAGGTTAAGAAAAAACTTTTTACAGAATCACTTGTTACCGGACCAAAAAAAGAGAAAGCTTTTGCCGTAATAAACTGCGATGACAAAAGGGGAAAAGTACTTTCCGGCAATCTTTCGGTAAAATGCATAAAAACAGGCTCTGATACCGGATGCACTGTATATGCAACTAATTCAACAATAAATGCAAGGGGGATAAAGACTTTAATTTCAACTCCCGAAAGCTCTGTTGAAATTGAGTCTGATCTTGTGGGAAAACATAATATCGAAAATATCAGAAGTGCAGCAGGCGTTGCTTTTGGACTTGGAATCTCTTTAGACATAATAAAAAAGGGAATTGAATCACTTTCTGTAATTCCGGGACGCCTTGAAAGAATAAACAACAAAACCGGCATATCGGTCTATGTGGATTACGCACATACTCCTGATGCATTGAAAAATGTACTTCTGTCTTTAAGACCTATTACAAAAAACAGACTGATATGTGTTTTCGGGTGCGGAGGCGACAGAGACAAAACAAAACGCCCTCTTATGGGAGAAGAAGTTGCGCGCCTTTCCGATATTGCAGTTATTACATCCGACAATCCAAGAACAGAAGATCCCATGGAAATAACAGATCAAATATTAACCGGTATAAAACGGAATACGACAAACAGATATGAACCAACCGAATATAGACTTTTAACTGATAAAAAAGGCTACTTTGTCGAACCTGACAGGAAAAAGGCCATACATCTTGGAATTAAAATCGCAGAAGCTGGCGATGTTATACTAATAGCCGGGAAGGGCCATGAAACTTATCAGCTTATAGGAAAAGATTCATTTCCTTTTGATGACAGACAGGAAGCAATGTCTGCGCTTTTGCAGATAGAAACAAAGAGATAA
- a CDS encoding UDP-N-acetylmuramoyl-tripeptide--D-alanyl-D-alanine ligase, translated as MKQLIPWSEDEILKATEGVVVSGGNRHTFTGISIDSRTITAGELFVAIEGINFDGHNFAKEVITKNIKGLVINRQKTAELLCNKSDNPDVFCVEVDNTTKALGDIAAYNRKRANVSVIAITGSNGKTSTREMTSAIVSRHFDTLSTIGNLNNEIGLPLTLLKLSPFNKWAVVELGTNHPGEIARLAQICKPDIGIITNIGRAHLEGLKSIEGIMNAKGELLNDIKPDGTVILNADDERVMKLARKTQRNKIYFGLSQKALIKASSIEINKTSTSFTLKLPEDAIRVELPVTGHFMVPNALAAASVGYLLKLSAHDIKAGLENFTSAKSRMNIFALGNGVTIIDDTYNANPDSMEAAIRSLAGLKGNKRGVLVAGDMLELGIYSEALHKKIGEFCAEFGIERLYATGQFSANVAAGAIIGGMDVSSVFTGSQEDIISDLKEWLIPTDCVLIKGSRAMAMEKIVAKLKEWAGTSAKLIKDKV; from the coding sequence ATGAAACAACTTATTCCGTGGTCTGAAGATGAAATATTAAAAGCAACAGAAGGTGTTGTTGTTTCCGGGGGAAACAGGCACACATTTACAGGTATCTCCATTGATTCACGGACAATAACTGCCGGCGAACTTTTTGTTGCCATTGAAGGTATTAATTTCGACGGACATAATTTTGCAAAAGAAGTTATCACAAAAAATATTAAAGGTCTGGTCATAAACAGACAAAAAACAGCAGAGCTTTTATGTAACAAATCAGACAATCCGGATGTGTTTTGTGTTGAAGTCGATAATACTACTAAAGCGCTTGGGGATATTGCAGCCTATAACAGGAAAAGAGCAAATGTTTCCGTAATAGCGATTACAGGCTCAAACGGCAAAACATCTACAAGAGAAATGACAAGCGCGATTGTTTCCCGCCATTTTGATACTCTTTCAACAATAGGGAATTTAAACAACGAGATTGGCCTTCCCTTAACCCTTCTTAAGCTAAGCCCATTTAATAAATGGGCGGTTGTTGAACTTGGAACGAATCATCCGGGAGAAATAGCAAGACTTGCCCAAATATGCAAACCTGACATCGGTATAATAACAAATATAGGCAGAGCGCATCTTGAAGGATTAAAATCTATTGAAGGTATTATGAATGCCAAAGGGGAGCTATTAAACGACATCAAACCGGATGGAACAGTTATTCTTAACGCAGATGATGAAAGAGTCATGAAGCTTGCCCGCAAAACACAAAGAAACAAAATTTACTTTGGGCTTTCACAAAAAGCATTGATTAAAGCATCTTCGATCGAGATAAATAAAACATCAACCTCATTTACACTAAAACTTCCCGAGGATGCTATAAGAGTAGAACTTCCCGTAACAGGACATTTTATGGTGCCGAATGCGCTTGCTGCCGCTTCTGTAGGATATCTTCTTAAACTCAGCGCACATGATATAAAGGCGGGTCTTGAAAATTTCACCAGTGCAAAAAGCAGGATGAATATTTTTGCTTTGGGAAACGGGGTTACTATTATTGATGATACCTACAATGCAAACCCGGATTCCATGGAAGCAGCCATAAGATCACTTGCAGGTTTAAAAGGTAACAAAAGAGGAGTGCTTGTTGCCGGTGATATGCTGGAACTTGGAATTTATTCTGAAGCTCTGCATAAAAAAATAGGCGAGTTTTGTGCTGAATTCGGCATTGAAAGGCTTTATGCCACAGGTCAATTTTCCGCCAATGTGGCAGCTGGTGCAATTATAGGAGGCATGGATGTTTCTTCTGTTTTCACAGGATCACAGGAAGATATTATAAGCGATCTGAAAGAATGGTTAATACCAACAGATTGCGTACTTATTAAAGGCTCAAGGGCTATGGCAATGGAAAAAATAGTTGCAAAATTAAAAGAATGGGCAGGAACATCGGCAAAGTTAATTAAGGATAAAGTATGA
- the mraY gene encoding phospho-N-acetylmuramoyl-pentapeptide-transferase has product MIYHLLYPLHTTFSAFNVFRYITFRTIYAVLTAFLICFLLGPWVIRKLTKLQIGQHIREEGPKGHQKKTGTPTMGGTLIAFSLVVTTLLWSNLSNYYVWILLLATIGYALIGFADDYLKQVKKQNMGLIPRNKFILQSALALIISTFIYISPNFSSTLIVPFFKNISPDLGVFYIFFAAFVIVGTSNAVNLTDGLDGLAIGPTTIVAVTYMILAYVGGNIKIAEYLQIPHVAGSGEVVIFCGCLVGAGLGFLWFNAYPAQIFMGDTGSLCLGGVIGTVAVITKQELLLVIVGGLFVIEALSVIFQVCFFKITKGKRIFKMAPLHHHFELKGWPEPKVIVRFWIIAVALALLSLSTLKIR; this is encoded by the coding sequence ATGATTTATCATTTATTATATCCGCTTCACACAACATTTTCTGCATTTAATGTATTCAGGTACATTACATTCAGAACAATATATGCGGTTTTAACTGCCTTTTTAATTTGCTTTCTCTTAGGGCCCTGGGTAATCCGCAAACTCACCAAGTTGCAGATCGGCCAGCACATTAGGGAAGAAGGGCCAAAAGGGCATCAGAAAAAAACCGGCACACCAACTATGGGAGGAACGCTGATTGCCTTTTCGCTGGTAGTGACAACACTTCTGTGGAGTAATCTTTCAAATTACTATGTCTGGATACTTCTTCTTGCAACAATAGGCTACGCTTTAATAGGATTTGCAGATGATTATCTCAAGCAGGTCAAAAAGCAAAATATGGGGTTAATCCCACGCAATAAATTTATCCTGCAATCGGCACTGGCATTAATCATAAGCACCTTTATCTATATCAGTCCCAATTTTTCAAGCACTCTGATTGTTCCTTTTTTTAAAAACATTTCGCCTGACCTTGGCGTTTTTTATATTTTCTTTGCCGCCTTTGTTATCGTGGGAACCTCAAATGCGGTTAATCTGACAGACGGTCTTGACGGGCTTGCTATAGGCCCTACAACTATTGTGGCAGTTACTTACATGATTTTAGCTTATGTTGGCGGAAACATCAAAATTGCCGAGTATCTTCAAATACCCCATGTAGCTGGAAGCGGGGAAGTAGTTATATTCTGCGGCTGCCTTGTCGGAGCAGGTTTAGGTTTTTTGTGGTTTAACGCATATCCGGCACAGATATTTATGGGAGATACCGGATCTCTTTGTTTAGGCGGCGTTATCGGAACAGTTGCTGTAATTACAAAACAGGAGCTATTGCTTGTTATTGTCGGAGGATTATTTGTTATTGAAGCCCTGTCTGTAATTTTTCAGGTTTGCTTTTTCAAGATAACTAAAGGCAAAAGAATATTTAAAATGGCGCCTCTTCATCATCACTTTGAACTCAAAGGATGGCCTGAACCAAAAGTGATAGTACGATTCTGGATTATTGCGGTTGCCCTTGCGCTTCTGTCTTTAAGCACGCTGAAAATAAGATAA
- the murD gene encoding UDP-N-acetylmuramoyl-L-alanine--D-glutamate ligase, with amino-acid sequence MKLSGKKILVVGLGKTGISTAVFLKKRGADVIATDSSKDANLFDAANNLSKIGINVELGVHNPSSFMNSEIIVLSPGVAHTIDPVANAARCGAIIMGEIELASRFIKEPIVAITGTNGKTTTTTLIGKMLEESGLKVFVGGNIGNPLIDYIDSGNKADIIVAEISSFQLDTIDVFRPKVSVLLNISEDHLDRYPDFNAYTKSKMKVFKNQKENDYAVFNASDKYIFPVAEDIKCSKLPFFNHTAANNYNEYAKITDDRIVFNLSKDFAVINQEAADPVDVFEGNYSLPFSAINLLGKHNMENVAAATLASFAAGGNWTGIKSALKNFTGLAHRIEYITTINEVKYYNDSKATTVDSVIKALEVFNTPVILIMGGRDKGSNFGLLADTVKKHVKRLIAIGEAKEKIKSALGDKVDTILSDSLEDAIFSASRSAESDDVVLLSPACSSFDMFKSYAHRGEIFREEILKIAKTAGND; translated from the coding sequence ATGAAATTATCCGGAAAGAAAATACTAGTTGTTGGGCTTGGCAAAACAGGAATATCTACTGCTGTCTTTTTAAAAAAAAGAGGCGCTGATGTCATTGCAACCGACTCTTCAAAGGATGCAAATCTTTTCGATGCTGCAAATAATCTTTCAAAGATCGGGATAAATGTTGAACTGGGGGTTCACAATCCTTCTTCTTTTATGAATTCGGAAATTATTGTTCTAAGCCCCGGCGTTGCTCATACGATTGATCCTGTTGCAAATGCTGCAAGATGCGGTGCAATCATTATGGGAGAGATAGAGCTTGCTTCAAGATTTATTAAAGAACCGATAGTTGCAATAACGGGAACAAATGGCAAGACTACAACAACAACTCTGATTGGTAAAATGCTTGAAGAATCGGGCCTGAAAGTTTTTGTCGGAGGGAACATTGGCAACCCTCTTATTGATTATATCGACTCCGGAAATAAGGCGGATATTATTGTTGCAGAAATCAGCAGCTTCCAACTTGATACAATTGATGTTTTCAGGCCAAAGGTAAGTGTTTTACTTAATATTTCCGAAGACCATCTTGACCGTTATCCTGATTTTAACGCATACACAAAGTCAAAGATGAAAGTATTTAAAAATCAGAAAGAAAATGATTATGCTGTATTCAATGCCTCGGATAAATATATTTTCCCTGTGGCAGAAGATATTAAATGCAGCAAACTGCCCTTTTTTAACCATACTGCTGCAAACAATTACAATGAGTATGCAAAAATTACAGACGACCGTATTGTTTTTAATTTATCGAAAGACTTTGCCGTCATAAATCAGGAGGCAGCAGACCCGGTTGATGTTTTTGAGGGCAATTATTCTTTGCCTTTTTCTGCAATAAATCTTTTGGGAAAACATAACATGGAAAATGTTGCTGCGGCAACTCTTGCAAGTTTTGCCGCAGGAGGCAATTGGACCGGAATAAAATCAGCCTTAAAAAACTTTACAGGACTTGCACACAGGATTGAATATATAACAACTATAAATGAAGTAAAATACTATAATGATTCAAAAGCTACTACTGTTGATTCTGTTATAAAAGCGCTGGAAGTATTTAATACCCCAGTTATCCTGATAATGGGAGGCCGTGACAAAGGAAGTAATTTTGGTTTATTGGCAGACACTGTCAAAAAACATGTAAAAAGACTAATTGCTATTGGAGAAGCAAAAGAAAAAATAAAATCCGCTCTTGGCGATAAAGTCGATACTATTTTGTCAGACTCACTTGAAGATGCCATCTTTTCGGCAAGCAGATCAGCAGAATCTGATGATGTTGTTCTCTTATCTCCGGCATGTTCAAGCTTTGACATGTTTAAAAGTTATGCACACAGAGGAGAGATCTTTCGTGAAGAAATCCTTAAAATAGCTAAAACGGCCGGTAATGATTAA
- the ftsW gene encoding putative lipid II flippase FtsW translates to MIKRNKQILSVAQESPGYYDIKLLLPVFILVIIGIIMVYSASSVLALKKFGTDYFFLKKQAMFAAAGVIALVICRHFNYRYYKALAYPILIFSIILLLAIHIPGIGYTAGGSARWLHLGGFTIQPSEFARLAMIIYLAYSINKKQEDIKNFYVGFLPHVIVLAIFTLLLSLQPDFGSLIILCALTWTMLFVGGVRILYLASSVLPLLPVAYIYMLKEPYRLRRWISFWDPWQYCSDEGYQIVHSLMAFGTGGIWGTGIGNGYQKLYYLPEPHTDFILSVIGEELGLAGVVVIIILYAFILIRGISIARKTEEPFGALLATGITITIGMQACINMGVTLGLLPTKGLTLPFLSYGGTSLLINMAAVGILMNIGKSAHKNTNSRQV, encoded by the coding sequence ATGATTAAACGTAATAAACAAATATTATCCGTGGCCCAAGAATCGCCGGGATATTATGATATAAAACTTCTGTTACCCGTTTTTATTCTGGTAATAATCGGGATAATCATGGTTTACAGTGCAAGCTCAGTTCTAGCTTTGAAAAAATTCGGAACCGATTATTTTTTCTTAAAAAAACAAGCTATGTTTGCCGCAGCAGGAGTTATAGCACTGGTAATCTGCAGACATTTCAATTACAGATATTACAAGGCGTTAGCCTACCCTATTCTTATCTTTTCAATTATTTTACTTCTCGCCATACATATTCCGGGCATAGGATATACAGCCGGAGGATCTGCAAGGTGGTTGCACTTAGGTGGCTTTACAATTCAACCTTCCGAATTTGCGCGTCTTGCGATGATTATATATCTTGCATACTCAATAAACAAAAAACAGGAAGATATTAAAAATTTTTACGTAGGCTTTTTGCCGCATGTGATTGTGCTTGCAATTTTTACATTGCTTTTATCCCTTCAACCGGATTTCGGCTCCCTTATTATACTCTGCGCTTTAACATGGACAATGCTTTTTGTCGGAGGAGTCAGAATATTATATCTTGCTTCTTCGGTTCTTCCATTACTGCCGGTTGCCTATATTTATATGTTAAAAGAGCCTTACAGGCTTAGACGCTGGATAAGCTTCTGGGACCCATGGCAATATTGTTCTGATGAAGGATACCAGATCGTTCACTCTTTAATGGCTTTCGGAACAGGCGGAATATGGGGCACAGGCATAGGTAACGGCTATCAGAAACTTTATTATCTGCCCGAACCTCATACAGATTTTATTCTTTCTGTTATTGGTGAGGAATTGGGGCTTGCCGGTGTTGTAGTAATCATTATTCTATATGCATTTATTTTAATAAGAGGGATCAGTATTGCCAGAAAAACCGAAGAGCCTTTTGGCGCATTGCTGGCGACAGGGATTACAATCACAATAGGCATGCAGGCTTGTATAAATATGGGTGTTACACTCGGTCTTTTGCCGACAAAAGGACTTACACTGCCGTTTTTAAGTTATGGAGGAACATCACTTCTTATTAATATGGCAGCAGTGGGAATACTCATGAATATAGGAAAATCTGCTCATAAAAACACAAACAGCAGGCAAGTATAA